One region of Salvia miltiorrhiza cultivar Shanhuang (shh) chromosome 3, IMPLAD_Smil_shh, whole genome shotgun sequence genomic DNA includes:
- the LOC131016697 gene encoding uncharacterized protein LOC131016697 translates to MIFRFLNSLPESLSSPTYPLMLYAAAWTAILTATVAVASFTPEWAFVSAISPSSPLSQACHGAGSVRLPLDIPPEDFCLAARLFKRSRIDMLVPPLFAAVIVAGSACAVRALGLWEADDEQPPLL, encoded by the coding sequence aTGATCTTCAGATTCCTGAATTCCTTACCCGAATCGCTCTCCTCCCCGACGTACCCCCTGATGCTCTACGCCGCAGCTTGGACGGCCATCCTGACGGCCACAGTGGCGGTGGCGTCTTTCACGCCGGAGTGGGCCTTCGTCTCCGCTATCAGTCCGTCATCGCCGTTATCTCAGGCGTGCCATGGGGCGGGATCCGTCAGGCTGCCGTTGGACATTCCGCCCGAGGACTTCTGCCTCGCCGCGCGCCTCTTCAAGCGATCCAGAATAGATATGCTCGTGCCGCCGCTCTTCGCCGCCGTCATCGTCGCCGGCTCTGCCTGCGCCGTCAGAGCACTTGGCTTGTGGGAGGCCGACGACGAACAACCGCCGCTGTTATGA